A genome region from Bradyrhizobium sp. WSM1417 includes the following:
- a CDS encoding DUF1522 domain-containing protein, translating into MSGIVLSSSVRQNLLSLQSTADLLATTQSRLSTGKKVNSALDNPTNFFTAQSLDNRASDINNLLDGIANGVQVLQAANTGITSLQKLLDSAKSIANQALQTTVGYSTKSNVSTTIAGATSSDLRGTTTYSSATALSNVLFSGAAGGVTAATGTTTLGGTIGAVTGSVVNDNQGTPAAISATTLLYGDGAAPATGGLSLIGATQFTDGSSFTVNGHSITFKTGAAPTAATVPSGYGISGNVAADGSGNSIIYLGSGAANSTATVGDVLTAIDLASGVKNAVVAAGAATITTNTSQTPSAIAAGKITLETSTGADLSVTGKADLLKTLGLTGATGSGNATVTASRTTATGSLASLINDGSTLNVNGKTITFKNGGTPAAANVPTGSGVTGNVVTDGSGNSTVYLNKGTVADILTAVDLATGVQTASNASGTATLSTATGQTASSIVAGALHISTGANADLSVTGTGNALSSLGLTGSTGTGTAFTASRSAASGGVSGKTLTFSAFNGGAAVNVTFGDGTGGTVKTLDQLNTALQANNLSATIDANGLLTVSATNDYASSTIGSAAAGGTIGGTLTSALTWSNATSPVADAVAQATRTNLVSQYNNILTQIDTTSLDASFNGVNLLNGDQLKLVFDETGKSNLNITGVTFNSKGLGLAGLVQGTDFIDNAATNKVLTSLNSASSTLRSEASTLGSNLSIVQVRQDFNKNLINVLQTGSSNLTLADTNEEAANSQALSTRQSIAVSALSLANQSQQSVLQLLR; encoded by the coding sequence ATGTCCGGTATCGTTCTCTCCTCTTCGGTTCGCCAGAACCTGCTCTCCCTCCAGTCCACCGCCGACCTCCTCGCCACCACCCAGTCCCGCCTGTCGACTGGCAAGAAGGTGAACTCGGCGCTCGACAACCCCACCAACTTCTTCACGGCACAGTCGCTCGACAACCGCGCCAGCGACATCAACAATCTGCTCGATGGCATTGCCAACGGCGTGCAGGTGCTTCAGGCCGCCAACACCGGCATCACCTCGCTCCAGAAGCTGCTGGACTCCGCCAAGTCGATCGCCAACCAGGCGCTGCAGACCACGGTCGGTTACTCGACCAAGTCGAACGTCTCGACCACGATCGCCGGCGCGACTTCTTCCGACCTGCGCGGCACCACGACCTACTCCAGCGCGACCGCGCTCTCCAACGTGCTGTTCTCCGGCGCGGCTGGCGGCGTGACGGCGGCGACCGGCACCACCACTCTCGGCGGCACCATCGGGGCAGTCACCGGCAGCGTTGTGAACGACAACCAGGGTACGCCCGCTGCAATCTCCGCGACCACGCTGCTCTACGGTGACGGCGCCGCCCCGGCGACTGGAGGTCTGAGCCTGATTGGCGCCACGCAGTTCACCGACGGCTCGAGCTTCACCGTCAACGGTCACTCGATCACCTTCAAGACAGGCGCTGCTCCGACCGCGGCGACTGTTCCGAGCGGCTACGGCATCAGCGGCAATGTCGCTGCTGACGGCAGTGGCAACTCGATCATCTATCTTGGTTCGGGTGCGGCGAACTCGACGGCGACCGTCGGCGATGTCCTCACCGCAATCGACCTCGCCAGCGGCGTCAAGAACGCTGTCGTCGCCGCGGGTGCTGCAACGATCACGACCAACACCAGCCAGACCCCATCGGCGATCGCAGCCGGCAAGATCACCCTCGAAACCTCGACGGGCGCCGATCTCAGCGTCACCGGCAAGGCCGACCTGCTGAAGACTCTCGGTCTGACCGGTGCCACCGGCTCCGGCAATGCAACGGTCACCGCGAGCCGCACGACGGCTACGGGCAGCCTTGCCTCGCTGATCAACGATGGTTCGACGCTAAACGTCAACGGCAAGACCATCACGTTCAAGAACGGCGGTACGCCCGCTGCTGCGAACGTGCCGACCGGATCTGGCGTCACCGGCAACGTCGTCACCGACGGCAGCGGCAACTCGACCGTGTACCTGAACAAGGGCACCGTCGCCGACATCCTGACCGCCGTTGATCTCGCCACCGGCGTGCAGACGGCGTCCAACGCCAGCGGTACGGCGACCCTGAGCACTGCCACCGGCCAGACGGCGTCTTCGATCGTCGCCGGCGCTCTGCACATCTCGACCGGTGCCAATGCGGATCTGTCGGTCACCGGCACGGGCAATGCGCTGTCCTCGCTCGGTCTGACCGGTTCGACCGGCACCGGAACCGCCTTCACCGCAAGCCGTTCTGCGGCGTCGGGCGGCGTCTCGGGCAAGACCTTGACCTTCTCCGCCTTCAACGGCGGCGCGGCGGTCAACGTCACCTTCGGCGACGGCACTGGCGGCACGGTCAAGACGCTCGATCAGCTCAACACGGCTCTTCAGGCCAACAACCTGAGCGCCACGATCGACGCCAATGGCCTGCTCACGGTCTCGGCGACCAACGACTACGCCTCCTCGACGATCGGTTCGGCTGCTGCGGGTGGCACCATCGGTGGCACGCTCACATCGGCGCTGACGTGGTCGAACGCCACCTCTCCGGTTGCGGATGCTGTTGCCCAGGCTACCCGTACCAACCTGGTGTCCCAGTACAACAACATCCTGACGCAGATCGACACGACCTCGCTGGATGCTTCGTTCAACGGCGTCAACCTGCTGAACGGCGACCAGCTCAAGCTGGTGTTCGACGAAACCGGCAAGTCCAACCTCAACATCACCGGCGTGACCTTCAACTCGAAGGGTCTGGGTCTGGCCGGCCTGGTGCAGGGTACCGACTTCATCGACAACGCCGCGACCAACAAGGTACTCACCAGCCTGAACTCGGCCTCGAGCACCCTGCGCTCGGAAGCTTCGACCCTCGGTTCGAACCTCTCCATCGTGCAGGTGCGTCAGGACTTCAACAAGAACCTGATCAACGTGCTGCAGACCGGTTCGTCCAACCTGACTCTGGCGGACACCAACGAGGAAGCGGCCAACAGCCAGGCGCTGTCGACCCGCCAGTCGATCGCGGTGTCCGCGCTGTCGCTGGCCAACCAGTCGCAGCAGAGCGTGCTGCAGCTGCTCCGCTAA
- the flbT gene encoding flagellar biosynthesis repressor FlbT — protein sequence MALKVELKPHERIIVGNSVITNTDQRARLLIDGENVPILRERDILTPETADTPAKLVYLAVQLMYISPDPQTQHGTYFNLVRDIVTAVPSSWPIIEGINNNIMSGDLYRALKEARKLIAYEDKLRDQYEASHLKSDVSSAA from the coding sequence ATGGCTCTCAAGGTCGAACTCAAACCACACGAACGCATCATCGTAGGCAATTCGGTGATCACCAACACGGATCAGCGCGCGCGTCTTCTGATCGACGGCGAGAACGTGCCGATTCTGCGCGAGCGCGACATCCTCACGCCGGAGACCGCCGATACGCCGGCCAAGCTCGTCTATTTAGCGGTGCAGCTCATGTACATCTCGCCGGACCCGCAGACCCAGCACGGCACCTATTTCAACCTCGTGCGTGACATCGTCACCGCGGTGCCCAGCTCCTGGCCGATCATCGAGGGCATCAACAACAACATCATGAGCGGCGACCTCTACAGGGCGCTCAAGGAGGCTCGCAAGCTGATCGCTTATGAAGACAAGCTGCGCGACCAGTACGAAGCCAGCCATCTCAAGAGCGACGTCAGCTCGGCCGCCTGA
- a CDS encoding aspartate aminotransferase family protein, which produces MNEIIRNTQSSVTHTSLDPQDWSEFRALAHRMLDETIDSIANVRARPVWQPIPDGVRAAFEADVPREASNLADVYRDFSEHVAPYATGNVHPGFMGWVHGGGTAVGMVAEMLAAGLNANLGGRDHMPIEVERQIVRWMRSLFAFPESASGIFVTGTSMANLMAVLVARTSALGALARQYGIGNDGALLTAYTSQAAHGCVSRAMDIAGLGTDALRKIGVDAEHRMDVAALRAQIAIDREVGFKPFLVVASAGTVDIGAVDDLKAIAQLCGEEGIWFHIDGAFGALAVLSPELAPLLGGIELADSIALDFHKWGQVPYDAGFLLVRDGEQHRQAFAQPAAYLRREARGLAAGAIWPCDLGPDLSRGFRALKTWFTLKTFGTNRLGAVIARSCALAKYLETRVLAEPRLELLASVNLNIVCFRYRAADEVNREIVADIQESGIAAPSSTTLDSRFAIRAAIVNHRTEERDIDALVAAVLEFGARRSGGVIEVEAPPLAAQ; this is translated from the coding sequence ATGAACGAGATCATTCGCAACACGCAAAGCTCCGTCACGCACACTTCGCTCGATCCGCAGGACTGGAGCGAGTTTCGCGCGCTCGCCCATCGCATGCTCGACGAGACGATCGACAGCATCGCCAACGTTCGCGCGCGTCCGGTGTGGCAGCCGATTCCCGACGGCGTCCGCGCGGCATTCGAGGCCGACGTGCCGCGCGAGGCGAGCAATCTCGCCGACGTCTATCGCGACTTCTCCGAACATGTCGCGCCCTATGCGACCGGGAACGTCCATCCCGGTTTCATGGGCTGGGTGCATGGCGGCGGCACCGCGGTCGGCATGGTCGCGGAAATGCTCGCGGCAGGCCTCAACGCCAATCTCGGCGGCCGCGATCACATGCCGATCGAAGTCGAGCGCCAGATCGTCCGCTGGATGCGCAGCCTGTTCGCCTTCCCGGAAAGCGCGAGCGGCATCTTCGTGACGGGCACGTCGATGGCCAATCTGATGGCCGTGCTGGTGGCACGTACGAGCGCGCTCGGCGCGCTGGCGCGGCAATACGGCATCGGCAATGACGGTGCGCTTCTCACCGCCTATACATCGCAGGCCGCGCATGGCTGCGTCTCGAGGGCGATGGACATCGCCGGCCTCGGGACCGATGCGCTGCGCAAGATCGGCGTCGATGCCGAGCATCGCATGGACGTTGCCGCGCTACGTGCGCAGATCGCGATCGATCGCGAGGTCGGCTTCAAACCGTTCCTGGTCGTCGCATCCGCCGGTACTGTCGATATCGGCGCGGTCGACGATCTCAAGGCGATCGCGCAGCTGTGTGGCGAGGAGGGAATCTGGTTTCACATCGATGGCGCCTTCGGTGCGCTCGCGGTCCTGTCCCCCGAACTTGCGCCGCTGCTCGGCGGCATCGAGCTTGCGGATTCCATTGCGCTGGACTTCCACAAATGGGGACAAGTGCCTTATGACGCCGGCTTCCTGCTGGTGCGTGACGGCGAGCAGCATCGGCAGGCCTTTGCGCAGCCCGCGGCCTATCTGCGCCGCGAGGCGAGGGGACTTGCGGCCGGCGCGATCTGGCCCTGCGATCTCGGCCCCGATCTGTCGCGCGGCTTCCGTGCACTGAAGACCTGGTTCACGCTGAAGACGTTCGGCACAAATCGGCTCGGTGCGGTGATCGCGCGAAGCTGTGCGCTGGCGAAATATCTGGAGACGCGCGTTCTCGCCGAGCCGCGGCTGGAATTGCTGGCGTCGGTCAATCTCAACATCGTCTGCTTCCGTTACCGCGCCGCCGACGAGGTCAATCGCGAGATCGTTGCCGACATCCAGGAGTCCGGTATCGCGGCGCCCTCGAGCACGACGCTGGACAGCAGGTTTGCGATCCGCGCCGCGATCGTCAATCACCGCACCGAGGAGAGGGATATCGATGCGCTGGTCGCGGCCGTGCTGGAGTTCGGTGCCCGGCGCAGCGGCGGCGTGATCGAGGTCGAGGCACCGCCGCTCGCGGCGCAGTGA
- a CDS encoding RimK family alpha-L-glutamate ligase, producing the protein MQHSVSTPNYSDRIGFAQLTRRAFEGGDLHPLREHLLARIAEGTAEAGEGLDLSLIAQLLGEKEAGLVIQSEVLSFHQLFRTPCAVAKPRLRVLALAADIDMGGNTPIEFLLEGSDIELLTLYVIKGVGLPETLPEHDIAIVVASDSEECRETLAAIKQAAPRWPRPLLNRPELIGNLDRDKLFRLLAGIPGLDIPVTAHATRAQLLELSQGKIACESITGELRFPMIVRPRGTHAGVGLAKIDDAAALKAYLAEREEQNFFVARFVDYANPDGLYRKYRLAMVDGKPYACHMAIADRWDIWYLNAYMAFSEEKRAEEAAFMLDFDGAFAARHRSALDEMSKRVGLDYFIVDCAENSNGELLVFEADNTAVVHNMDPPAVFPYKPPQMRKIFAAFTTMLSRHARAGEGSAA; encoded by the coding sequence ATGCAGCATTCCGTTTCCACGCCGAACTATTCCGACCGCATCGGCTTTGCGCAGTTGACGCGCCGGGCCTTCGAGGGCGGCGATTTGCACCCGCTACGCGAACATCTTCTGGCGCGGATCGCGGAGGGGACGGCTGAGGCCGGCGAGGGCCTGGATCTGTCGCTGATCGCCCAGCTCCTCGGCGAGAAGGAGGCCGGGCTGGTGATCCAGAGCGAGGTGCTCTCCTTCCACCAATTGTTTCGTACCCCTTGCGCGGTCGCGAAGCCCCGCCTGCGGGTGCTCGCGCTCGCGGCTGACATCGACATGGGCGGCAATACCCCGATCGAATTCCTGCTCGAAGGCTCCGATATCGAGCTGCTGACGCTCTACGTCATCAAGGGCGTCGGCCTTCCCGAGACGTTGCCCGAGCACGACATCGCCATCGTGGTCGCTTCTGATTCCGAGGAATGCCGTGAGACACTCGCCGCCATCAAGCAGGCCGCGCCGCGCTGGCCGCGGCCACTGCTCAATCGTCCAGAGCTGATCGGCAATCTCGATCGCGACAAACTGTTCCGGTTGCTGGCGGGCATCCCCGGTCTCGACATTCCCGTGACCGCGCACGCGACGCGCGCGCAGTTGTTGGAGCTTTCGCAAGGCAAGATCGCCTGCGAGAGCATTACGGGGGAGCTGCGCTTTCCGATGATCGTGCGGCCACGCGGCACGCATGCCGGTGTCGGGCTCGCGAAGATCGACGATGCCGCGGCGCTCAAAGCCTACCTTGCCGAGCGCGAGGAGCAGAACTTCTTCGTCGCGCGCTTCGTCGATTATGCGAACCCCGACGGGCTCTATCGCAAATATCGCCTCGCCATGGTCGACGGCAAGCCTTACGCCTGCCACATGGCGATCGCGGACCGCTGGGACATCTGGTATCTCAACGCCTACATGGCGTTCAGCGAGGAGAAGCGAGCCGAAGAAGCCGCCTTCATGCTCGACTTCGACGGCGCTTTCGCTGCGCGTCATCGCAGCGCGCTTGACGAGATGAGCAAGCGTGTCGGCCTCGACTATTTCATCGTCGATTGCGCCGAAAACAGCAACGGCGAACTGCTGGTGTTCGAAGCCGACAACACCGCTGTCGTGCACAACATGGATCCGCCCGCCGTGTTTCCCTACAAGCCGCCGCAGATGCGCAAGATTTTCGCGGCATTCACGACGATGCTGTCGCGGCACGCAAGAGCGGGTGAGGGGAGTGCAGCATGA
- a CDS encoding flagellar hook-associated protein, whose translation MSISSINYSSSVLGSQIRNINQQLTDLSTQLSTGKLSQNYSGMGTNEGFAIAGRAQLSNIAAYTDTMTNVNVSINLANTALQSLTTIRNTVQTGSANTAQDLNVNGQTVAQNTAAAQFGSMVGVLNTQSGNRYLFSGTAFNTPSVANAGDIINGTTTQAGFKTVMAERQAADLGANGMGRLVLATPQPTPSSVKVSEDAPASPFGLKIAAVSSTLTGATVTGPSGSPVSFSVDLNGVNPKNGDKLSVQFTLPDGSTEQIDLTASTATPTPVGSFAIDASVPVNPNNTATNLNTALNTAIKKLAGTSLVAASAVTAGDNFFNTAGSATANVAATGNLRSYTSTTGTGSVALQDSAPAAASTTTSLDPSATPHLNGAILTALANAPTGTTLTITGASGAHTITFDPTVTTVATASGNTTIGLASGSAANVSDILNAIATAAGIPAANVTLSAGGNIQIATGTGTDVAVTGGAAATALGLSSVTRGSVASTPQITGSTVLSGTATTGGPEVLSAAFQAGSAGPPVVNPDTITVNGQTLTFVASGASGSNQINITDDITTLLGKIDQITGTTKPSTIHGGVITINTDDPGSLNITSSNSTAFAALGFTTSPVTAAKAPLRVGSSPLGSATTLVNGSATTVQWYLGNDGPGSPRSTAMARVDDSVTVQYGAQANEDAIRKQLQAVAVFGTFSTSPTGQYSGGQVAALSLRVTQALTKQPGQQRIEDIQTDLAMAQNTMKDAGTRQTQAKAQLQTIIDQAESASPDQVASEILSLQNALQASYQVTSNLSQLSLVKFL comes from the coding sequence ATGTCGATCAGCAGCATCAACTATTCCTCGTCGGTTCTCGGCTCGCAGATCCGCAACATCAACCAGCAGCTCACCGATCTGTCGACGCAGCTCTCGACCGGCAAGCTGTCACAGAACTATTCCGGCATGGGGACCAACGAGGGCTTTGCGATCGCCGGGCGCGCGCAGCTCTCCAACATCGCGGCCTATACCGACACGATGACCAACGTCAACGTCAGCATCAACCTCGCAAATACGGCTTTGCAGTCGCTGACCACGATCCGCAACACGGTGCAGACGGGCTCGGCCAACACCGCGCAGGATCTCAACGTCAACGGCCAGACGGTTGCGCAGAACACCGCAGCCGCGCAATTCGGCTCGATGGTCGGCGTTCTCAACACGCAATCCGGCAACCGCTATCTGTTCTCCGGCACCGCCTTCAACACGCCGTCGGTCGCGAATGCCGGCGACATCATCAACGGCACCACGACGCAGGCGGGCTTCAAGACCGTCATGGCGGAGCGCCAGGCCGCCGACCTCGGCGCCAACGGCATGGGCCGTTTGGTGCTGGCGACGCCACAGCCGACGCCAAGCTCGGTGAAGGTTTCTGAGGACGCGCCCGCATCGCCATTCGGCCTGAAGATCGCCGCAGTCTCCTCGACGCTGACCGGCGCGACGGTCACCGGCCCGAGCGGCTCGCCGGTGTCGTTCTCGGTCGACCTCAACGGCGTCAATCCGAAAAATGGCGACAAGCTCAGCGTGCAGTTCACGCTGCCCGACGGCTCGACCGAGCAGATCGACCTGACGGCGTCCACCGCTACACCGACGCCCGTCGGCAGCTTTGCGATCGATGCAAGCGTCCCGGTCAACCCGAACAACACCGCGACCAACCTCAATACCGCGCTAAACACCGCGATCAAGAAGCTTGCCGGCACCTCGTTGGTAGCGGCCTCCGCCGTCACCGCCGGCGACAACTTCTTCAATACGGCGGGATCAGCCACCGCGAATGTGGCGGCCACCGGCAATCTGCGCTCCTATACCTCGACGACCGGGACGGGCTCGGTCGCGTTGCAGGACAGCGCGCCGGCGGCTGCGTCGACGACCACGTCGCTCGATCCTTCGGCGACACCCCATCTCAATGGAGCCATTCTCACCGCGCTCGCCAACGCTCCGACCGGTACCACCCTGACCATCACCGGCGCGAGCGGCGCCCATACCATTACCTTCGACCCTACCGTCACCACGGTCGCGACGGCCAGCGGCAATACCACGATCGGATTGGCTTCGGGCAGCGCCGCGAACGTGTCTGATATCTTGAATGCAATCGCGACGGCCGCCGGCATCCCCGCCGCCAACGTGACTCTGAGCGCCGGCGGCAATATCCAGATCGCGACCGGCACCGGCACGGACGTCGCGGTCACCGGCGGCGCAGCGGCCACGGCGCTCGGTCTCAGCAGCGTGACGCGCGGCAGCGTGGCGTCGACGCCTCAGATCACCGGTTCAACTGTGCTGAGCGGCACTGCGACCACGGGCGGCCCGGAAGTCCTCTCAGCGGCGTTCCAGGCGGGGTCGGCGGGTCCGCCTGTCGTTAATCCCGATACGATCACGGTGAACGGTCAGACGCTGACTTTTGTCGCCTCGGGCGCCAGCGGCTCGAACCAGATCAACATCACCGACGACATCACAACTCTGCTTGGCAAGATCGATCAGATCACCGGCACCACGAAGCCGTCGACCATCCATGGCGGCGTGATCACGATCAACACCGACGATCCCGGGAGCCTCAACATCACGAGCTCGAACAGCACGGCGTTCGCGGCGCTCGGCTTCACGACCTCCCCGGTCACGGCGGCAAAGGCTCCGCTGCGCGTCGGCTCTTCGCCCCTCGGCTCGGCGACGACGCTGGTGAACGGCTCGGCCACCACCGTGCAATGGTACCTGGGCAATGACGGCCCCGGCTCGCCGCGCTCCACCGCGATGGCCCGGGTCGATGATTCCGTCACGGTGCAGTATGGCGCGCAGGCGAACGAGGACGCGATCCGCAAGCAGCTGCAGGCGGTCGCCGTGTTCGGGACGTTCTCGACCTCGCCGACCGGGCAATATTCGGGCGGGCAGGTCGCCGCGCTGAGCCTGCGGGTGACGCAGGCCCTGACCAAGCAGCCCGGCCAGCAGCGCATCGAGGACATCCAGACCGACCTCGCGATGGCCCAGAACACGATGAAGGACGCAGGCACGCGCCAGACCCAGGCCAAGGCGCAGCTCCAGACCATCATCGACCAGGCGGAATCGGCCTCGCCGGACCAGGTCGCGAGCGAGATCCTGTCGCTCCAGAACGCGCTGCAGGCGTCCTACCAGGTGACCTCGAACCTCTCGCAGCTCTCGCTCGTCAAGTTCCTGTAA